The region atttcgcaaactatttacaaatgtgtgcaactgtggtaccacttacaattatgtggatgtttcaaatacagttttccttttgtaacgctcgcctgcgtgcaaggagacgccaggactcgcacaacactttactttcactttcgctttgtccgttttgcgtgcaaacgttacactttcttgacggcctttttttccggggaataaaaagcaagtagcagactgtacacacttcctccgatgaatatgcattggattcggggcactctccgtcgtccgatcgaacgtccgcctgtgcgtgctcggttgcgttccgcgttacgacaccgtcatagccgccgcgtcagcggttccaatttcgccgtcaagctcggattcaccttcatcatcatcgaggatcaTCACCATCGTcgtcaatgtactattttagcgttggtcgatgccttttgtcttgtaagtgtagagctgcttgcaaacgctcgccattgcccgttccctcctccatctagctccatctaacgtcttctactgccgcgtcaatgctttccaaccacggagtcaccaccctcatcttcatcatcgatgatgatcatgtcatcaacaatgtgcttttttagcgatgcttttggtctttgaaaaaaacggctctggcattagctcctcgcgaccggccgccatttttcctttgttttccattctgatctcctgctcaacgctctagctccgcctctactgacgcccacccgatcttgtcaaaagagagtcatcgctgccctctaggggccaaaaatagtcattaggctcaaaaaacctgcttaaaactttcaggagagctccgcaagccttcccagcacccgtttcaaaaaaaaaaaaaaaaatcattggatgacgtcttttgacgtcattggcagtgaagcgtaggtttttacttgacgtctttaaacgtcagtggcagtgaaagagttaaaaattaggggcgtcaggcgattaccatttttaatcgtagttaatcgcatgacttcgctagttaactcatgattaatcagaaatgttacatctgttctaatacaataaaaacaattctaggttttcatactcttaacaaaagtgggaaaaatgttaaactaatgaattttagacgtctatggcagtgaatgagttaatttaaaaaatatatgtattttataataaaaaaaatttgatgatatatatatatatttttttctcaagagTCCTTGAGCTTACAAATCCggcagttgctcctgatgctgtgtctGTGAATGAGGAGACAGTGTTAAAGCGCTTTAATTTCCTTTAAGTGGGAAAAGCATAGTGCATATAAACGTACTGGCGATTCGCCCTTCCTTGTGTCTTTCTGTAACacccgttttgttttgttgctccTAGGATGCCATTAACCTACCGATCCACAATGGCTCTGAATGAGCAACCGCAAGACTCTGCTCCCAGTCCAAGCACCTCACATTCGCTGCGCTCCTTTTCCCATTCGTTGAAGGTCCCTCCAGGCAACACCGGTGGTCGGTGCAGTCCGCAGCTGGTAGGAAACCTCAATCTCAGCAGAGTGCTGGATGAAAGAGGAGGTGAAGGCGGCGTTCCGGAAAGATCGCGGTCTCCGCTACCCCCACTGCTGACTTCCCACTCCTCCTCCGACCTTCTGCGACTGTGCAACGGCAAACCTCTCCGCACCGCTCGATCGAGCAGCTCCTCAGCTCCGCCACTCCCGCCGAAACCCAACCCTGCTTTCCTACCGCCTCCTGCCCTCTCATTGTCACTACCTCCCCCGCGTCCAAATGTATCCCCGTCACCCTGCAACAACGCCGCCCTTCAGTCGCAGTCATGCGACGTTGCCGGAGAAGCCGCCAATCCTTCAACCGATACCAACCTGGAGTTAGAGCTCGGCTCCTCCGTAGCGCGTCGTTCCTCTCTACATAGGTCGAAATCAGACCTGTCGGACAGGTATGCCCGAGCTGGAGCTGACGTGGAACGTTTTTTTAACTATTGCGGCCTCGACCCCGAGGAGCTGGAGGCCGTCGGTCCAGAGAACTTTGCTCGGGCCAATTCAGACATTGTCAGCTTGAACTTCAGATCGGCTTCCATGATTTCCTCTGACTGCGACCAGTCACGGCGGTCGTCAAACGACGGCCTGTCGGatggcgacgagggagaagacGAGGACGAAGAGGCCGGAGAGCGAGTTCCTTATGGCATCTCTGCTGTGGAGCGCAATGCGCGAGTCATTAAATGGTTGTACAGCATCAAACAGGCGCGGGAAACGCAGAAGGTCTCGCATGTCTAGCTGACGCCCTACAACGATGAAGATGTGATCGACCAAGTGCTCTCACTGGTCGAAGACTGCTTTTGAGGGTGacatgaacagttccaaattcCAGCAGGAAAAAAGAATAGAACCCAAACGCTCATCAAAATGGAGTTTTACAGGACATTTCTGAACATTAACTAGTTGATTAGAAAGTATTTTGGGACGCTGTACACTGACAGGAAATGTTTGAACGTTGGCTTGATCAACACGAACAATGCGAATGCCTCATGACAAAGAGCTACTGACCTATCATAGAGGACAATCCTTCAATTCACAATCTCACGTAAGCGCAGCTTGCGTTGAGTCCTCGGAGTCGTAATAACCCGATTGCCACTTCAGCTGTTAAAATAGGTCAAGTGATGTGCATGAAAGAGAGACGTTGCGCCAATCAAACTGAGAGAaaatagggatggaagtgtcgTGGCTACTTCAAAGATTTTACGTTCACACAAAATGACGTATTTCCGCTAAGAGTCGACTCTAATACACAAATACCGTATTTCCTCAAACCAGATTAACAAACTTTGTCAACTCTTCACTTGTAGAATACCAAATTACACTTTTATTGTCCACTGATTTTTGTAGCGTTCCAAATGAGTACTGTTGGTGCTTAAGCATTGTTAATAAACCAAGTCGTGAGAATTGGGTTTAAAAGAAATCAATAAAACACGACATACATGTCCGCGTGATCTTACAGCTGTGCCTTTGACTACTTGGCTCACAAATTGTTGTGGTAGGTACGTTAATCAAAACTAGGTGAGGAAAGAAGCAAACAAATAGGAACGGAGCCTGGAGAATAGATGGCCGCTACGTCTGGCCGTAGCATATATAAACAAAGCTGGCCACTGTTTGAGGAAACACGGTACTTAACAAATAAATGTTACCGCTCCACATGAGCaattgtttgtcatttttgtgaACTAGATCCCTCAAGTAGAAGCAGAGCCATCTACATCACCCTTGCTCATCCACATCAAAATGTTCTCTTGAGAAATGTTATTTGTCGCATTGTCAAGTGACCTCCCAAAGTCTGTCAAGCAGATGCACCATGTGACCAAATTGAggtcattgatatttttttctgtttttgaatgGAGAGCAAAACAGCATTTGTCTTAATGGGTAATGTCTAGGTTTCATTTAGCTCATTTAGATTTTGTTCTCAATAAAACGGCTTATCCCAGAGGAAGAAAAACCAACATGACAGCATACAATATTGTGCCACACACAGTTTCGCCGACGTTAGACCAATGAGTGCTTTTGCATATAAAATGTAACTTGATCTTCTTTATGTCATTAACATTTCACAGGCtagtttagtttgttttgttgtttttattctgaATCAGCATTTCCTTTTCTTAACCACATGTTCAAAATACGTTCACAGATTCATTCTCATATCCATGGCGTTTGAATTATTCCACTGTCTTGCTTGGTTTTGGAAATGCTCCGCGAATCATGCTGAGGaggcttcaaaatgatttttacgAAGCAAGTGCTGCTTCTGATGACCTTCGTAGGTGGTTCGGGCAAACCCCTCAACCTGAAATTCAATGTTATGCTGGGAATGTCTGTCTGCTGAATGCAATTCAAGGTCATGCTCATGAGGTCTAACTGGTCGGCGGGAAATGAACGTTAATGCAATTAGTCAGTTGAATCATTGCGCGACATTCACGGTGACGCGGGAGACGTCATTTTGACACCTTAAGTTAAAGCAATATCAATAACATTTGTCTGTTATTGTTATTTGTCTAACCCTTCAGATTCAGTCTAGCATCTCTGATTTTTGCCTCTACGTCACTGTCTGTTAATCAAGGCTCCTAATTGTGCATGATTCCGATCCACCCTCAGTTGATGTCTGCACAATGCCATTTATACCACCACATGCTGCACATTGGGCCGTGTCACCTCCATTTTCATTCTCTGCTTTGGGGTGTCACATGAAAGCAATATGTCACTGGGTGACAGACAACTACCAAATGATGGAACCATCATTTATGCAAGAACCGGTAATGGAGAGCTTAACATGAGTCACAGTTGAGATTATTCGGTTTGTAGCAGAGTTAAGTGGCTTTGCAAACATGATTCTGAGCTGGAAAGTCGTCGTAGAGCTATAGTAGTTCCAGACGTCAAAAGTTTGTTACAAAAACAAGCATTTGTTTTTAGCTTCCAAGACCAACCCTTTATAACGGGCGTCCAACTCCTGTAGTATTTGAGCGCAAAGGAACTATTTCTCCTGCATTATAGAACAAGAAAGCTAGTCAAACTACCTTTCAAAGGTTCAACAAGTCTTCATCCATATGTTGCTGTTAAATACCCTTGTCCTGTCTTTCCAATGGAAttcagagaaagaaaaaaaagtctttcccTGTCAGAATTAAGAAAACAATGGTGTATTGTTCTTGCAGTGTCATCATACTTTGCTATCAGCTCTGTCTGCAAAGTTTGTTTCATTGTTAGATTTGGATTTGCAAAGTTCTTATgtggtacatttttatttctatgtGTAAatgatgtaagaaaaaaaatgtatacgtGCTTTGGGGGCAGGGGAGGGTGGGATCAGTGTGTTGggtttctgttttttgtttgttcgaTTTAAGGTTTGTATTATAGAAACAGCAGCATTGTTTGGTAATTGGCCTCAATGCAGAACTGTCTGATCTAACCTCGGCAGAAAGCTTTGTTGGCTGTGTTTTGCCATGGAGACGTTCCATTTTACTTGACTGAAGAATAAAAACTCATGTTTaggttctcttttttttttttgcattcttccAATAAATGGTTTTTTGCCATTGACTGaacttcttttcttcttcttttttgaccTATGCAATCTAATTCTTGGCTCAGCCTCAGGCCTGCCCGTTTGCAGTGGGCCCAATACTATGATCCCTCACTGATTTTGAGTAAATAGCTCACGTAACCTGGAAGCTATTTTTATTGAcctaaaatgctaaattaataGAACCTATTAAGAGAtgtgaaatggaaaaacaagAGGCGTATCATATTGCCGATCCACTTGTCTGAAACCTGCATGTCAGAGAACTGTTCTGACATTCGTTTTCGTAAATCCACTAGTGCCTTCTACtggcgaaaaaaaaaatgcagacataTAATCATGAACGGCCAACATTTACCATACAGAGTGAATACAGAAAGACATAGATAATTAACAGATTCACTTATTAACTCGATACAATTTTTTACAAACGTAACATATTAGGTTCCTAGAAACTTAAAATGCAGTTGTACAGGCGCAGTATAGGGACGCTGAAGTGATGTGTGCatgtagtaaaaaataaattaaaaaaacgggCAAGAAGTAATGTTAATTAATGTACACCACCTGatagttttataaacatgaaGCTTTCCCGAGGTTCAATTTATTCACATAAAAGTTTTCCTGGGAATTTGTGGGAAATGTACCACGTTAGGAATTTAATTGTAAATGTTCTCTCAAAAGGTGCATCCCAGAGTGCTACTCGGATTCGTCTGCATCATGTTTTCAGaaccatcaacaatgaaatgaaagcaaagcccatcgggcccaaaaaaacaaacaacctgAAATGTAAACCTGACTTTAGTCACAATTGACTCACAATGCTGAGATTATATACTCTGAATTGTCAATCCAGTCAGTGAAGTTCGTTCTTTGCGAGGCTCTCATTAGTCCATACAAGTGATTCTGGCGTAAAACGCATTGATAGCAATGTTTTCAGCGAAAACATAACATAATTTGACAGTAGCAATGGCaacgtaaaatggctgccctctgacTTCAGAGTCCACAGTTACATCCGTGGTGGGACGTCAATAACCACGTGATCTGATGTGACGCCGCAGTCAGTTTGTTGCTATCCTTGATGATAcgtcttcttttattttaaagtcgACTGATGGTAAGTAGTAACGTTTCGGAGGGGGTGTAAATGTTAgcggatttatttttttcacgccATAACTTTGCTATGAGAACAATTGTTTGTGATGCATTCACTGGAACTTCGTTGATCGACGTTAGCATTTACCCGCACCAAAATGTATAAACCAATTTGTCACACAATACTACTTTGCTGTTTGTAAGCGCGACCAAAAGAGCATAAATGTTGTACCACTGCTATGTTATGAATTTGCTTCACAGATCGATTGTTTGCTGTGTGGTTCCTGTATGAGCTAGTCTTCGTCGCTATGTCCATAATTGCGCAAAAGTCCAGTTTTTCGCCCTCTTGAGTTCGGAGGTCGGAATTACGATAGCCTGAAACTGACGCCTGCCCAATTACACTTAGTATATTATAGCTGCTGCCTGCTAGTGTTGGATGACAAGATAAAAACGCACAGGTACAAATAACACGAGGGAATGCTGAGAAAATACTCGATTTTTATGAGTTTAGTTACTTATCAAGAGGTTCAGATTTCTTTCAGTACAAATCGCTATGATACACAGTTCACTtcatgtttgtgtttaaatttcacataaatttgcaatgaaatatatttaagtttGTGGTCGTACCgttccaaaatgttgaaaaactcaaggggtatgaatactttttcaagCCGCTGTAGCTTAATCATAAAATAGCTCTTTATATAGCTTGTTTGTGAATATGTtgctttaatgccacaattaagtaatTATTTACTATTGTAAACACATCTtataaaccacccatccagcattctccCACTTGTGCAAAACTACAACTCACAAAAAATGAGatgcatatatacacaaatattaaaGCTGAAAAGCTTGCAGTTAAAGCACATCTTGTTTCATTTCACATTGATTGTGGTGGTGTTTAAAGATTAGAATTCACATAGTTTGTCATTGCCGTATTTACCAAGTCATCCTATGAGTTATTCTTTCCGTGCAGAAATGAACTCGAGCCTGCAAGGGGAGGAGAACTTCCGTCAGTGCTGCCAGGTCCTCCTGAAACTGTCTGATGAGTTAAGAGATGGCTGGAGTTGGGAGCCCGTCCAGGTGAGGAATTGTTCACGGGTTACGCGGCATCGACAAAAACATGTCGACATGTGTAACTAGCGTGAGTTTCTGATTAGGGCTCAGAGGAGGGCTACATGAGAAAGACTGCTCTCAGGTCAGTCCTCATCAATTCCAGGGCTCCATGGAATTGTGACTTAGAGTGtgaacaggtaaaaaaaaaataaaaattctgaagAGCTGGACAAAGTGGCTTGGGAGAGGGAATATTCATCTTCCCTTGTTAAATTTGCTGCACCCGTGTTCCAACCCTAGATTAGCATGGCAGAAAACAAATTGACGGATGGCTACACAAATTCTCATTTTCTCTCCAGGGTGCTGCAGCTGATGAAGTGGATGGCACCAATAACGACTTTCATCCTGAACGCGATGAAGATGCAGTATCCGGAAGCAGCAGTCATGTACTTCAGTATGAGTATCACATCCTGTATTCCTGCAGCTATATGACGCCCGTTCTCTATTTTAGAGCCTCCACTTTACGTGAGTTCTATTTCTTCCCTCTATGACCACCAGGCGGTGCTGTAAGCACTGAATAGCTCTGCTGGCACAAGCAGGTGTTGAATTAGGGCTTCATTTGTTTCCTTTCATCTGTATATCAGAGGGGAGGAGTCTTTCTCTGGATGAAGTGTGGAGTTGTGTTCATCCGAACTTCAGGTTGCGACTGCAGCACAGCCCGTTGACAACCATCACGCAGCAGGTAGTCGAAAGCTTTGTCATGGACTTCTACCGTCCGTGACGCTCAACTTGGGTGTTTATCAGCTGTTTACttctgtgtttttgtgtctgtctgtcAGGAGCATCCACTGCTTGGTCAGCCTTTCTTCATGCTCCATCCTTGTAAAACTGAAGAATTTATGAGACCAGTGCTGCAGTTACAAAAAGAGCAACACGGGTAAGATGGGGATTCATGTTTTCACATGTCAGTCAGGCCATATCCTCCTATGTGCAATAAGTaacaattttataatttttcacaaattgttACTGTTGGTCAGTCCCTTCATGTGTAAGTTAATCTTCAAATTATTGGCCAATTTAAAGTATTCAAAATGGCTTCCTctgtgttagtttttttttttttcctgaaaagtgattcTTTTTTAGATCCACAGATTCCACCCACCACtggcaatataaaaataataataagcactATATACATTATAGTCACatactttaattttatttgtgtctGTGTATGCACGTGTAGGAAGGTGAACTACATTTTGACATGGCTCAGCGTGGTAGGCCCCCTGGTGGGCTTGGATGTTTCCCTGAAGTACTCCACCCTGCAGCCTCATCCAACTGATCGTGACGCTACTCCGCGCTCCTCTTCGCCATCTTGACTGCGGAGGTCACAAAGAGCCAAATCCACTTGACATTACAGCACAATGTGCACTCGTTACACACCTAAGCCCTAGTTTTGCATCTGTCAGCTGCCATCGACCTCAAACTTTGAGAACCAAGAGGCAGTAAATGGTTAATTGTAACAGGTGTTAGGGCAAGATAGACCGAGGTGGAGAGAGGTCAGTTGCGGGCATGCTGTACATGGACAGGGACGGGCTCGACGCTTGAGGGCATCATTGAAGACCCCTGTCAGTCTAGGCCTTTGGCTGCTAAATGTACTGAGTGCGTCTGCATCACCAACCCAAATCTGGAAGAGGCTTCCACAGGAGAAGAGACTGATAACTAAAATATCTTTTCCTAACCCTTTCATCTatttgttagtgtgtgtgtgtgtggaggaagACAAATGTGCTGTGTCACTCCAATTCTGTGAGGTTTGATTCTGATGATATTGATACCAAATTGGTTAGCAAAACTGTGAAAATAAAGTCTTGTCAAGTCCGACTCTTTAACCGGATCTTTACCAAAGTATAATGGTTTCTTCCTCGGCTCATGTTCCACTGCTCTACAGTATCACGTTGTGGCTCTGTATTTTATGCACCATTCAAAGTATCTGTCCTACAAATTACCAATTAATGTCAGTCATTACTATAAAACCGATCCAACAAATGCTAAGCAGCCAATTTaccatattttaattaatattgagACATTATCAAATAAAAGATTTTCCAATGAACTAAGTTTATAAAACCGATCCAACAAATGCTAAGAGCGTTGCTAATTATAGTATTTTGTCATAAACTCACCTGTTTTATAACAAATAGTTCATTGAAAACAATTAGGCTTTaccatattttaattaatattgagACATTATCAAATAAAAGATTTTCCAATGATCTAAGTTTGCACACAACGTATCTATTTTACCCTGCAATGACTACAACCATTCTATATCCTATGCGCAATACCACAAGCAGTTGATTTTCATAGTGATCATGGGATAAATGGGCCCAATCGCCTATTTTTATTCATCATTGTTCCATCTTGCCATCTGGAATTGGAAGGCAAGGTCACGTTTATACACGGTAGGGCTGCTAGGGCAcatttgtaaaagtaaaattgtaaatgtaaattttgcATACATTTTCGAGGCAGTGCACTTCTTACCTATCCAGCACACGCAACTacaatatgtatgtatttgCGCCGCCAGTAGTGGACTCTGGAAAGGAGCCGCATATTAAAATTGAAATAAGCACTTAACAGTGTGCGGTAATGATCAACAGATGGCGCTGTTTATCTGTTTAAGCAATCGTGGACAAATGCCTTGCTAtaagttataaaaataaaaataaactactcATCATGGCACAGTACCTGTAACCTATTGACAATTCCTAACATACGGTGAGCATTTCtgctatttccacaatgcaacgctTCATTTCCACAGTGTATTGCTTTTGCCCGTGATGGtatatagtagtcaaacaacatttgatcacattttcaaatcaaaataatcttcacaaattaaattacaacgatcccaaatccaatgcttttcaatgagcagagagCATCGCTTCACCGAGGATAAAtgttgcattcgaggaaagtgggaaataGGATGAATCCCACTCGAATTGTGTCGGTTCTGACCTCGAAGCAAGAGGTAAGTGTAAATGcaagacatactgtatgttcagGTGACACAACGTGATTTGGAAGGACTGCGTTAATCTGAACAACAAAGAATTTATCGGAGTGGATAAATCCGATTTAGTTCAAACCCTCCTTGAATGCATCATAAAATCGCCATTTTGATTTATGAGGTAATTTCGGAATTGTTAATATCAGATTTTCCCGGATGATCAGAATTGTCAATTGCTGATTGAATCCTTTACAATTGTTAAGTTAAATTTGATTTGTATTATTAAAGTTTAATATTTCTCTAAAGGGATTGGGGTACAAATAATGAtagtgatgtgttttttttaaacatgctatTAAGCCAACTTGACAAAATGGTGTCAAGAGCTACTcagtattttaaataatatttaagaatCGCTCTTACAACAGTTACACTTGCATTTAGCCTTAAGACAACCACAATTTACACAAGGGCATTGATTATTTGCAATTTTATCGTGAATGGGGGGGAGgttgaaaatgttttcca is a window of Vanacampus margaritifer isolate UIUO_Vmar chromosome 2, RoL_Vmar_1.0, whole genome shotgun sequence DNA encoding:
- the fam110b gene encoding protein FAM110B, which encodes MPTETLAPALPDSKATGTATPFSSTVPLRILNKGPDYFRRQVEPNPKRLSAVERLEADKAKYVKSQEVINAKQEPIKPPILAKPAIVHSLHSKRSSGVCGGVHGGGVPFKPSNNNAKSDTCATSSAGSKRENLNLEILKNLLNSSSSSGAGSEGLRGGAKSAVLMRSSGALTRSWTPSRMPLTYRSTMALNEQPQDSAPSPSTSHSLRSFSHSLKVPPGNTGGRCSPQLVGNLNLSRVLDERGGEGGVPERSRSPLPPLLTSHSSSDLLRLCNGKPLRTARSSSSSAPPLPPKPNPAFLPPPALSLSLPPPRPNVSPSPCNNAALQSQSCDVAGEAANPSTDTNLELELGSSVARRSSLHRSKSDLSDRYARAGADVERFFNYCGLDPEELEAVGPENFARANSDIVSLNFRSASMISSDCDQSRRSSNDGLSDGDEGEDEDEEAGERVPYGISAVERNARVIKWLYSIKQARETQKVSHV
- the atg10 gene encoding ubiquitin-like-conjugating enzyme ATG10, with protein sequence MNSSLQGEENFRQCCQVLLKLSDELRDGWSWEPVQGSEEGYMRKTALRSVLINSRAPWNCDLECEQGAAADEVDGTNNDFHPERDEDAVSGSSSHVLQYEYHILYSCSYMTPVLYFRASTLQGRSLSLDEVWSCVHPNFRLRLQHSPLTTITQQEHPLLGQPFFMLHPCKTEEFMRPVLQLQKEQHGKVNYILTWLSVVGPLVGLDVSLKYSTLQPHPTDRDATPRSSSPS